The Arachis ipaensis cultivar K30076 chromosome B07, Araip1.1, whole genome shotgun sequence genomic interval CAAGACCCGAAGATTAGGAAAAGTAAACGACTAAACTAAACAATACACGGTTTGTccatgcacatgatgcatgtacAAACTAAGTTTTCCTCCTATTTTCCaaagaataatataaaaattgacTAGAATAAACTACTACCCCCATACagaatcatttatttatttttaacaatACATACATACGTATATTTACAAGCGCAACCTAGCTAGCTAGTACCGTACGTACGTACCCTAAAATAATAGCAAGTTGTTCTTAATGTCATACCCCATCTTCTCCAAATTGGGCTGCACTGCAAACTTAATCATTGGTGGTGGTCCACAAGTCAAAGCCAAAGTATCTTCGGATGCAGGAGGAAGATGCTCCCTCAAGATACTCTCCGTGATGAACCCCACACTGTATTCCCACCCTTCTCTTTGGTTCTCCACAACGTACCAAATCTTGAACCGTTCATCGCTCTTGGCCCACGCATCAAGCTCTTCCCTCAGCAAGATGTCATCCTCGCTCCGGTTCGCGTAAACCACGTGCATCTCGGTTCGGTCCTCAGGATCCTTCAGGATGGCTTGGACAACTTGGTAAATGGGCGTGATTCCGGTCCCACCAGCCAGCATGGCAAGCCTCTTTGCAAACCGGTGGTTTCCGTGAACCGTGAAGTTTCCTTTGCCAGTGTACTCTATGTGTCCCAACGGACCCTTAATTTCCAAGAAAGAACCAATAGGAAGCGAGTCCAAATGTTGTGACATGAGTCCTCCGTTGGGGAACTTAGGATGCACGTTCTTGAAATAAATCTTAACTACCAAATCAAAGTGTCCCACTTCATCGACGTCGCTAGATGGAGTGTACGCACGCATGCAGAGCTTCCCGTCAATGTTTGCGCACACAAAAACATGCTTGCCAACTGGCAAGCCCAGGAGCTGCTCCTCCGACGGCAATGCGAAACGGAAGAGCCTAACGTCGTTGGAAATGGATTTCTTGGACACCAGCTTGCATGGGATTTTCTCCCGTGGGTTGAGTGCCGCGCTCCGGATCGGTGTAACCGGCGGAACCGGAACTTCATTTATCGGAGCTAAGTGAGTGGTTTCGGAGTTTCCATGGACAGTGGTGTTAGGGGAGGAGTCGGAGGAGGAGGTGTAGCCGGTGTTGATGAGCTCGCCGACGCGGTAATCTTCGAGCATTTTCTTGGCTTTGTCGGAGTGGATGGCTTCGAACTCTTCGGTACAGTCAGTGCCGGCGTTGATAAGGATGCTGTCGATGCCGCCGGGATGGTCCTTGAGGAAACGAGTGCAGTCGTAGACGTGGCCGTGGACGATGATCCATGCGGATTCAGCGGTGCAGTGCTTTCGGACATCGGAGATGGAAAACATCTTGGAGGAAGTGTTCATGAAGGGTGTGGAGATACTCTTCTTGAGGGATGGTGTGGTATCAGAAGATTTCTCCAGATGCCTCTCCTTCGCCATCCACCCACCGGATTGGTTCCCCGGTTGGGTTGGGTGCTCGAATGATATTCCTATTTCACCCCTGCTGTGTGCCTTGCACATGTTGGTTTTCACCCTGAACCAGCAGTTGTTCATCATGCCCTACATATTACAAATACCTATTTagtttttttcattttcatttcataAATTACTATATATAACTTTTacgtaattattaattatatctaATTTTTTTAGATTATACTAACtagtgaaaataaaaataattattttattaatataataatattttacatttttttaaatttttatttttacttaaatgtattaaatttttatttttattttcacaattatttttatttttacaattATTGACGATACATAATTAAATGCAAATAAAACAAACCTTTTATAACACATAGTCAGAATTAAATCCAGCTTAAATATCTTCTACATTTTTTCTCCAAACAAGTATCATTATTATAACAAGTTACGGGAAAAAGAGAGATTTTTTGTTAGATGTTGTCTAGTCAAGAGAAGTAATTAAGGCCACTAATTTGGTGTTGTGGTTGGGGGAAGTAGCCGCCATGTATTATTCTCTGgtgtatgtgaaaaaaaaaaaataataatattatatgtatattaaaattcatcactaaaatcagttattaaaattaataattaaatataaaatatatattaataattaattttaatatgcaattttagtgtacaaataataaACATTCCAAATGAGCTTCTCCGGCTGGGTGTTGAGGGACTCGTCCCAAGCACGCACCGCAATTTCCTTGGAACCAAGGAGGTCGAGCACCTCCACCTCCAACGACCAGAAGCACCAGCACCAGTATTTGCCGTACTTGTTCGGCTTCTCTGGGTGCTCTAAGCTGCACACTTGCCACGTCTCCCCACCGTCCATTGTAACCTCAACACGTGTCACCTTTCTTCCACCCCCTGCATGTTCAtcaacaaattaattaattaattaaccttaCAACTTCCAAGTGGACAGCAGTCGTATAAACACTTCATTTCAACCGACTGCCTACAGGTTCCAATATATACACTACCACTAGTCATAATATTTtgcaatatttttattttatatattcaattaattaaaaatactatttaatttaaCTCCGCAAGTTCCAATTTATATTTtcagtgattttttttttcaactaggCCATGTATCTACTTTCGTAAAACAGGAAATTCAATTAATTGGtgaatcttttaatttcttggtATCCACTGTTATGATTCTGAAACACCGTACCATCCATAGTTTTATAATTAAAGTCGTACTTTGcatctattttttttcttcaaatagAATATTCAACTTTAACATGTGCTTACCCTAAACAATCACCAATTGTTCTAATCTAACTCTGTTATTTGCTCTTCCTTTATTTAAAATTGAATCCTGGCAAAGCCGTTCATTTCCATATATAACTATCAAATTTTGTTTCCGTGAACAAGACACACACATATATCCACGCACTTTTTTGAGAAATTAAAAAGTATCCACCAACCAATAGCACCAAAACATGACAAAGCTTCTGATGATTGTTTTGAGATGGTCAAATCCATCCAAACAAACTCGATGTAACAACAAAAGCGAATATTTAAAAAatgtatataataaaaataaaaccagtAAAAGTGCTTCGAAGTGTGAGAAGTTAACATGCATATGGAGATCTCAACTAGTGATACCAGAAAGTTTGCAACCAATGATTTCCCTTTCAGGAGCATGCGCAGTTATTGGTGTATTTTACCAGTGGTAGGATGTAATTGTATTCATTCCCTTTTACAATTTTTgagaaataatttattaattaaaaagagttgaaattaaATATTACTTGTTAATCAACTCACCAGAATATGCGTATCCCCTGAGTACATAAGGCCTCTGAGTAGTCCACGAGTTTATCGGCAAAATCTCGTTATGGCACGGCGTCGTTATCACAGAATTTATGTTGAGCTCATTGATCAAATACTCTGGCTTGTACCACCaagctaataaaaaatataataacaaattATTAGTTACCCTTCTANNNNNNNNNNNNNNNNNNNNNNNNNNNNNNNNNNNNNNNNNNNNNNNNNNNNNNNNNNNNNNNNNNNNNNNNNNNNNNNNNNNNNNNNNNNNNNNNNNNNNNNNNNNNNNNNNNNNNNNNNNNNNNNNNNNNNNNNGTTCctcttcttgaaaaaaaaaaaaaaagaaaaaagagaaaaaatacctTCTGCATTGGCGAGTTCAGCATCCACATGAGAGGGGAGTACTCTGTTATCTTTGTAGTGGTAATAACTGTCAGATTGCTTCGGTGTAACTATGATGCGTTTCAACCATTTAACCATGCGTCCACCGATGAATCCGGGGATGATCATTCGAATAGGGAAACCGTGATCTGGCGCTAAACGCTCGCCGTTTTGCATGTAAGCCAGGATTATATCGCGGGAGGGATCCAGTGCAACCTCCCTCAGGATACTCGTTCCGTATTTGGATCCACCGCCACCTGGCAGATCCTCAGCGCCCTCGAAGCACACGTGGAGGGCGCCCTTCGTTTTGCTCATGATCCCGCACCGCTTTAACAAACTCCATAACGGCACACCTCTCCACACCGACGTGGAAATCGCCGCCGCTCCCCAGTTGAACCCGATGCTCTGCTTCACCATGTTTTGTTCCTTCCGCCGGTTCCCTGCGCAAACAAGCGTTGCAGGAAACTCACGGCTTGGGAAATCTTGGAGGAGCTGGTCCATGGTGAAGTGTGCGGGACGTTTTACCATTCCGCACACTTCTACGGACCAGTCCTCCCAGTGAGCCTTGGGAACAGGCCCGTGGTTACGTACATAGTGGATTGGGACCGGTGTGATGAAGCCATGGTGCATGAGGCGTTGTAGCGGTGGCTCAGAGTTAAACGGGTGCTTTCCGGTGAGACGGACGAGGGAGGCGTTGCGCTGGATCCAGCTGTCGGAGGTTCCATCGTCGCGCGGGTCGTAGATTGAAGGTTCCAATTCAGCGGTTCCCTTGTGAATGAGGGTTTTGAGTTCGGCGACGTCGTTTTCGTCGTCTTCGTCGTCACTTGAACACGCGTTGTCTAAGCTGAACGGGGAGTCAGGTGACTTCTTGGGGAGCGTGAAGTCCGAATTCTGCGGGAGTTTGTTATAACCGCGAATGGGGGAATCAGAgcggttattattattgttatgcgAAGGCTTGAAAGTGCGTACGACGCCGTTTAAAGGGGTTTGGACTTGGAGCCCTGGGGCTGGGTATTGACGGTTATCAACGGAAGCCGCCATTGCGGAAACTAGTGGAGAGTAATGTGTTTTAGTGGCTGAAGAAAATTAAAGGATTTGAATGAAACATGGATGCGAGAGTTGAGCGAGGGAAACCAGGGGGGATAAGGGGTGTTATATAGGGAAGGTTTGAGGGAAGGACAGAAAGAAACGTAGGGAAGGTACGCCACACAAATGAGAAAGGAGGAGTAGTAGTGGTAGTATTAGTATACAATATGTCCCACACATACTGGTTACTGAAAATAGTAGGCGTTTCTATTTAGATCGGGTGTACATtgttttgtaaatattttatttttggtgttaaAATTCAATGATAATAAAATGTGACAGAAATAATAAGCTGTAACCAAACGTTTCTCAACCTTATTGTATCTACAGTAGAaatagattattattattattatttgagctTTCTTATTTCACCTTATCTTTTTAtagaataataagataataaataGATTTCAAAAAGTTACCAAATAAGTACTTCAAAAATTTTTTGTGATGGACTTTATAGGTTCACTAAATATGTCTTTGAAAATTATAACATTAGACATATAATTATGAGTCCCTAAATTATATATACTACTAAATATGTCTTTGAAAATTATAACATTAGACATATAATTATGAGTCCCTAAATTATATATACTAATAATATTGCACAGAAGATAATAAGTAAAAATCGACACAAATTAAAGTCATAGGCTATGCATGTTGGTGGGGTAGTCATATATGGAAACATAAATATCTGCTATTTTAGTGTGTGTACAAACATAAGCAAAGACATAAATATCTGTTCATTTGTTATTATATATgtggtataatttttttatgaacaaATATAAGAATAATATTATGAATTTAGTTAATTTGTGTCTCAAGAATNNNNNNNNNNNNNNNNNNNNNNNNNNNNNNNNNNNNNNNNNNNNNNNNNNNNNNNNNNNNNNNNNNNNNNNNNNNNNNNNNNNNNNNNNNNNNNNNNNNNNNNNNNNNNNNNNNNNNNNNNNNNNNNNNNNNNNNNNNNNNNNNNNNNNNNNNNNNNNNNNNNNNNNNNNNNNNNNNNNNNNNNNNNNNNNNNNNNNNNNNNNNNNNNNNNNNNNNNNNNNNNNNNNNNNNNNNNNNNNNNNNNNNNNNNNNNNNNNNNNNNNNNNNNNNNNNNNNNNNNNNNNNNNNNNNNNNNNNNNNNNNNNNNNNNNNNNNNNNNNNNNNNNNNNNNNNNNNNNNNNNNNNNNNNNNNNNNNNNNNNNNNNNNNNNNNNNNNNNNNNNNNNNNNNNNNNNNNNNNNNNNNNNNNNNNNNNNNNNNNNNNNNNNNNNNNNNNNNNNNNNNNNNNNNNNNNNNNNNNNNNNNNNNNNNNNNNNNNNNNNNNNNNNNNNNNNNNNNNNNNNNNNNNNNNNNNNNNNNNNNNNNNNNNNNNNNNNNNNNNNNNNNNNNNNNNNNNNNNNNNNNNNNNNNNNNNNNNNNNNNNNNNNNNNNNNNNNNNNNNNNNNNNNNNNNNNNNNNNNNNNNNNNNNNNNNNNNNNNNNNNNNNNNNNNNNNNNNNNNNNNNNNNNNNNNNNNNNNNNNNNNNNNNNNNNNNNNNNNNNNNNNNNNNNNNNNNNNNNNNNNNNNNNNNNNNNNNNNNNNNNNNNNNNNNNNNNNNNNNNNNNNNNNNNNNNNNNNNNNNNNNNNNNNNNNNNNNNNNNNNNNNNNNNNNNNNNNNNNNNNNNNNNNNNNNNNNNNNNNNNNNNNNNNNNNNNNNNNNNNNNNNNNNNNNNNNNNNNNNNNNNNNNNNNNNNNNNNNNNNNNNNNNNNNNNNNNNNNNNNNNNNNNNNNNNNNNNNNNNNNNNNNNNNNNNNNNNNNNNNNNNNNNNNNNNNNNNNNNNNNNNNNNNNNNNNNNNNNNNNNNNNNNNNNNNNNNNNNNNNNNNNNNNNNNNNNNNNNNNNNNNNNNNNNNNNNNNNNNNNNNNNNNNNNNNNNNNNNNNNNNNNNNNNNNNNNNNNNNNNNNNNNNNNNNNNNNNNNNNNNNNNNNNNNNNNNNNNNNNNNNNNNNNNNNNNNNNNNNNNNNNNNNNNNNNNNNNNNNNNNNNNNNNNNNNNNNNNNNNNNNNNNNNNNNNNNNNNNNNNNNNNNNNNNNNNNNNNNNNNNNNNNNNNNNNNNNNNNNNNNNNNNNNNNNNNNNNNNNNNNNNNNNNNNNNNNNNNNNNNNNNNNNNNNNNNNNNNNNNNNNNNNNNNNNNNNNNNNNNNNNNNNNNNNNNNNNNNNaataataaaaatattattatcaaaatataacaggtaaataagagaaataaaaatgAAGACGAAAAAAGCTATATAAGAAAGTTTTGGGTTAGGGATACGTGTAATACACATAAtcccctctatgtgtttgattaCTAATGTAATAATGTTAATCAAATCTTAAATTCAGTGTGAGCATTTTTCCCCGCAGTAGAAACCCCCAACTTGGCATAAATAACTATTAAAAAAAcaaatgatatttttgtagacTAAAACATTTCCAACACGGCAACATTCAAAACACTAGTGCATTTCTGTTAATACCTCAAACCTAGGTGGAGGTTTTTACTTTAAATTCTCGAGTTGTTAAACAATGTTCAGTGACTTCAAGAGGGTGCACGTAGCATGGTTCTGTTAGAAAAATTttcgtgtatatatatattacgAGGAGTGTTAGAGGTCAGtacttttattaaattttggccagcacttaattactaaaaagaaattaaatgattctacaccattaaaaatatcattaataactaattgatgactaaaaatcacaaaatctactgatttttagactttttcatatattatttatattatttttaatatatatatactcacaNNNNNNNNNNNNNNNNNNNNNNNNNNGATAATAAAAGAAACtagtcaaaattaattaaaatttatctataataaatattaaataaaataaagtttgatttttttttttagtattaccGTGTATATATATTTATAAGTTATACAGAATTGTATATTGTAATAGTTTATACAGAAGTGGAAGAAGGGACACTAAAAAGGTAAGTTGGTTAATTAATGTAGACGATGGGTAAAGTGCATGGAGACATGTATCTAATTAGAAAAGTTTAGTTccagcaattttattaaattctgaCTAACTAGCAAAAGAGaaatgaataattttatattattgaataaaattttatatcattaaaaatattattaatggcTATTTAatgactataaatcacaaaaattactggcGCCCTAACACTCCTCGTATCTAATTATATAGCGAGATGGTCGGTTAAATACGGTCTAGATGGGATCTGGCCACATAAAGCCTATGCATATATATGCACCCTTGAATGCAGAAAACAATACAATGCAAATTATTAAACTCAAAGTGATATATATGCTTCACACGTACATTAGTTTGAGTAGCAAACAATTCCCACCACTCCTTCATGCGCTCAcagttctttttttattatttttaaatgatATATATGAAGTTAATATTCTTGCATtgtgaggatatgcatcaaggatatATGatattttctggaaattgtgatCATATAAACATATTTATATATCAATCCATCACACAGCTCATTATTGTTATCTTCTCAATATAAATGTATTGTTNNNNNNNNNNNNNNNNNNNNNNNNNNNNNNNNNNNNNNNNNNNNNNNNNNNNNNNNNNNNNNNNNNNNNNNNNNNNNNNNNNNNNNNNNNNNNNNNNNNNNNNNNNNNNNNNNNNNNNNNNNNNNNNNNNNNNNNNNNNNNNNNNNNNNNNNNNNNNNNNNNNNNNNNNNNNNNNNNNNNNNNNNNNNNNNNNNNNNNNNNNNNNNNNNNNNNN includes:
- the LOC107606095 gene encoding LOW QUALITY PROTEIN: inducible nitrate reductase [NADH] 2 (The sequence of the model RefSeq protein was modified relative to this genomic sequence to represent the inferred CDS: substituted 1 base at 1 genomic stop codon) — encoded protein: MAASVDNRQYPAPGLQVQTPLNGVVRTFKPSHNNNNNRSDSPIRGYNKLPQNSDFTLPKKSPDSPFSLDNACSSDDEDDENDVAELKTLIHKGTAELEPSIYDPRDDGTSDSWIQRNASLVRLTGKHPFNSEPPLQRLMHHGFITPVPIHYVRNHGPVPKAHWEDWSVEVCGMVKRPAHFTMDQLLQDFPSREFPATLVCAGNRRKEQNMVKQSIGFNWGAAAISTSVWRGVPLWSLLKRCGIMSKTKGALHVCFEGAEDLPGGGGSKYGTSILREVALDPSRDIILAYMQNGERLAPDHGFPIRMIIPGFIGGRMVKWLKRIIVTPKQSDSYYHYKDNRVLPSHVDAELANAEAWWYKPEYLINELNINSVITTPCHNEILPINSWTTQRPYVLRGYAYSGGGRKVTRVEVTMDGGETWQVCSLEHPEKPNKYGKYWCWCFWSLEVEVLDLLGSKEIAVRAWDESLNTQPEKLIWNVLGICNMXGMMNNCWFRVKTNMCKAHSRGEIGISFEHPTQPGNQSGGWMAKERHLEKSSDTTPSLKKSISTPFMNTSSKMFSISDVRKHCTAESAWIIVHGHVYDCTRFLKDHPGGIDSILINAGTDCTEEFEAIHSDKAKKMLEDYRVGELINTGYTSSSDSSPNTTVHGNSETTHLAPINEVPVPPVTPIRSAALNPREKIPCKLVSKKSISNDVRLFRFALPSEEQLLGLPVGKHVFVCANIDGKLCMRAYTPSSDVDEVGHFDLVVKIYFKNVHPKFPNGGLMSQHLDSLPIGSFLEIKGPLGHIEYTGKGNFTVHGNHRFAKRLAMLAGGTGITPIYQVVQAILKDPEDRTEMHVVYANRSEDDILLREELDAWAKSDERFKIWYVVENQREGWEYSVGFITESILREHLPPASEDTLALTCGPPPMIKFAVQPNLEKMGYDIKNNLLLF